The Candidatus Aminicenantes bacterium genome window below encodes:
- the sppA gene encoding signal peptide peptidase SppA → MKRGVLILILVLVLIFAAIALIGGYIYMQFTREPEIPENALLVLPLSGRVCDLETSPVAHKTTIKDVFFHLQRAKTDKRIQGLLLKISWIHAGPAAVEELGFLIRDFRESGKPVHAFIEDGGLNEYVLASHAQSITAMPGSDLFLKHFASEALFLRGTLDKLGIEAEFYHIGEHKTGASIYTRDGMSPEHKESLTTLLQDITDHVIRTIAHNREMEAGKVRSLIDDLSMSNQTYQKEGLLDSIGYADDIFFKDGSSLKRLAFSKYVQTSRPNPFPGPPRIALLFAGGEIHAGGSGGPSMFGDSVLGSDDLSAQIRSLRRRDDIKAVVLRIDSPGGSATASESIRRELELLDKQKPLVISMGPLAASGGYWLSTPARLIVCLNTTLTGSIGVLGGKFINRGFYDKIGLRKELVESGDFAGMFSDIRPFTPAERRRFQSLLQRTYDRFVNLVSESRNLTRERTEAAAAGRVWSGSRALELGLVDQCGGLLDALAAARSLAGFSDKDPAGLLILPRRKSLLDVLIGMTAGVSAMENPKLEALLQKFKRSFPAAIMPFRVQFQ, encoded by the coding sequence ATGAAACGAGGCGTTTTGATCCTGATACTCGTGCTGGTCCTGATATTTGCCGCAATCGCCCTTATTGGGGGATATATCTATATGCAGTTCACCCGTGAACCGGAGATCCCGGAAAATGCCCTGTTGGTTCTACCCCTTTCCGGTCGCGTCTGCGACCTGGAAACATCCCCTGTCGCGCACAAAACCACGATAAAAGATGTCTTTTTTCACCTGCAACGTGCCAAGACGGATAAGCGCATTCAAGGGCTTTTGCTGAAAATCTCCTGGATCCATGCCGGCCCAGCCGCTGTTGAAGAACTGGGGTTCCTGATCCGTGATTTTCGTGAATCGGGCAAGCCCGTGCACGCATTTATTGAGGATGGGGGGCTGAATGAATACGTGCTGGCTTCCCATGCCCAGTCCATCACGGCCATGCCCGGGTCCGACCTTTTCCTTAAACACTTCGCCTCTGAAGCCCTGTTCCTTCGGGGCACTCTGGACAAGTTGGGCATTGAAGCGGAATTCTATCACATCGGTGAACACAAAACCGGCGCCAGCATCTACACCCGCGACGGCATGAGCCCGGAACACAAGGAATCGCTCACTACTTTGCTTCAGGATATCACCGATCATGTCATCCGGACCATTGCGCATAACCGCGAAATGGAGGCAGGAAAAGTCAGGTCGCTGATCGATGATTTGTCTATGTCGAACCAAACCTATCAAAAAGAAGGGTTGCTCGATTCCATTGGTTATGCGGATGATATTTTTTTCAAGGACGGTTCCAGCCTGAAACGGCTGGCTTTCTCTAAATACGTGCAAACTTCACGGCCCAACCCTTTCCCCGGCCCCCCCCGCATCGCCCTTTTGTTTGCCGGAGGTGAAATCCATGCGGGTGGCAGCGGCGGCCCCTCCATGTTTGGTGACTCGGTACTGGGATCTGATGACCTAAGCGCCCAGATCCGCTCCCTTCGACGCCGAGATGATATCAAAGCGGTCGTGCTGCGCATCGACAGTCCGGGAGGCTCAGCTACGGCTTCCGAATCAATCCGCCGCGAATTGGAGTTACTGGACAAGCAGAAACCCCTGGTGATCAGCATGGGCCCCTTGGCCGCATCCGGAGGCTACTGGCTGTCCACGCCCGCGAGGCTCATTGTATGCCTGAACACGACACTGACCGGATCCATCGGGGTGTTGGGAGGAAAGTTCATCAATCGAGGGTTCTACGACAAAATCGGCTTGAGAAAAGAACTGGTGGAAAGCGGTGATTTCGCGGGTATGTTCTCAGATATCCGCCCCTTTACCCCTGCGGAGCGCCGGCGCTTTCAATCACTGCTGCAACGCACCTATGATCGTTTTGTCAATCTGGTATCCGAGAGTCGCAACTTAACCAGGGAACGAACCGAAGCGGCTGCCGCCGGCCGTGTGTGGTCTGGTTCCCGGGCCCTTGAGCTCGGCCTGGTGGATCAATGCGGCGGCTTGCTGGACGCCCTTGCCGCAGCCCGCAGCCTGGCCGGCTTTAGCGATAAAGATCCCGCCGGACTGCTGATTCTTCCCCGGCGCAAGTCCCTCCTGGACGTGTTGATCGGAATGACCGCCGGGGTCAGTGCGATGGAAAACCCGAAGCTGGAAGCCCTGCTGCAAAAGTTCAAGCGCAGTTTTCCCGCGGCCATCATGCCTTTCCGCGTGCAATTTCAATAG
- a CDS encoding cyclic nucleotide-binding domain-containing protein codes for MEGFKQFVYSYSKGDIIFTEGDEQNHFYIINSGRVQLKLNRNNLILISLGKGDFFGEESLNDGQEAMFTVEVMEDASIIRIPYSALVEMMKKSREISLKIVKKLSEKNLKILEYLFQMKGQDITSDEQPASESLEEDNQDLLDPAIQAYLVIQRSNRVVQLTHKTTFLGRRDYTSGFTPDIDLTKEDEEKYISRKHAKIQFTNDRFYISEEPGAINGTFINGEKMKTGVKYELNNEDELTLCHLSCVFKA; via the coding sequence ATGGAAGGTTTTAAACAGTTTGTTTACAGTTACTCTAAAGGCGACATCATCTTTACCGAAGGGGATGAGCAGAACCACTTCTACATCATCAACTCGGGCCGGGTTCAGTTGAAACTCAACCGCAACAACCTGATCCTCATTTCCCTGGGCAAAGGAGACTTTTTCGGTGAAGAAAGCCTGAACGACGGCCAGGAAGCCATGTTTACCGTTGAGGTCATGGAAGATGCTTCCATAATAAGGATCCCCTACTCCGCCCTGGTGGAGATGATGAAGAAAAGCCGGGAGATCTCACTGAAAATCGTGAAAAAACTTTCCGAGAAAAACCTTAAGATTCTGGAATACCTGTTTCAGATGAAAGGACAAGACATCACCAGTGACGAACAACCCGCCTCAGAATCGCTTGAAGAGGACAATCAGGACCTGCTGGATCCGGCCATCCAGGCATACCTGGTGATTCAACGTTCCAACCGGGTGGTGCAACTCACGCATAAGACCACCTTTCTCGGGCGCCGCGACTACACCAGCGGCTTTACACCCGATATCGACCTGACCAAGGAAGATGAGGAAAAATACATCTCCCGCAAACACGCCAAGATCCAGTTCACCAACGATCGGTTCTACATTTCAGAGGAGCCCGGTGCCATTAACGGCACGTTTATCAACGGGGAAAAAATGAAGACCGGGGTTAAGTACGAACTCAACAACGAAGATGAACTTACCCTCTGCCACCTGAGTTGTGTGTTTAAGGCCTGA
- the uppS gene encoding di-trans,poly-cis-decaprenylcistransferase, translated as MADLVQPRSQEEKLLQGLDPKRMPKHVAIIMDGNGRWAQSRGLSRLEGHRKGAATARLIVEACARMSIPILTLYTFSSENWKRPPREINALMNMLYENLEQKAELLKRHRIRMRMIGEPTRLPARLGRKIKETEEMSRDFTDMTVNLAINYGGRQEILQAVRSMIKAGVNAESVSDETLRQYLYTQNDPDPDLVIRTSGEQRLSNFLVYQSAYAELIFARELWPDFLMGPLLRSLTEFQSRQRRFGGI; from the coding sequence ATGGCGGATCTCGTTCAACCCCGATCACAAGAGGAAAAGTTGCTGCAGGGGCTGGATCCCAAACGCATGCCCAAACATGTGGCCATTATTATGGACGGCAACGGCCGCTGGGCCCAAAGCCGGGGTTTGAGCAGGCTGGAGGGCCACCGCAAGGGTGCCGCGACCGCGCGGCTGATCGTAGAGGCATGCGCACGCATGTCCATCCCCATACTGACGCTTTACACTTTCTCAAGTGAAAACTGGAAGCGCCCCCCACGCGAGATCAACGCCCTGATGAACATGTTGTACGAGAACCTTGAACAGAAAGCCGAACTGTTGAAGCGGCATCGTATCCGCATGCGCATGATCGGAGAACCGACACGCCTGCCGGCCAGGTTGGGTCGCAAAATAAAAGAAACAGAAGAAATGTCACGTGATTTCACTGACATGACTGTCAACCTGGCCATCAATTACGGCGGCCGCCAGGAAATACTCCAAGCTGTACGCTCCATGATAAAAGCGGGAGTGAATGCCGAGAGCGTCAGTGATGAGACTTTGAGACAGTATCTTTACACCCAGAATGACCCCGATCCGGACCTCGTGATTCGCACATCAGGTGAACAGCGGTTGTCCAATTTTCTGGTTTACCAGTCAGCGTACGCGGAATTGATTTTTGCGCGCGAATTGTGGCCCGACTTCCTAATGGGCCCCTTATTGCGTTCATTAACGGAATTTCAATCACGGCAACGCCGTTTTGGAGGCATATGA
- a CDS encoding threonylcarbamoyl-AMP synthase — protein sequence MTPPPPLHQNRVWPLSRLNSSNWRRRLQRLLEGGGLVVYPTDTLYGMGGDFRNLDLHRRIGCIKARAHKSYSVAVWDMHALTELSSALPSWLGRNAGRVFPGPYTMILPANPGLNRNLLHGADTIGLRIPAHPFPRKALAEIRIPLISTSVNRSGSPPLSDPAEILGQFPEIDLLIDAGRLPPSRGSSILDLTVSPPRILRRGEGLELLRDLGIT from the coding sequence ATGACGCCGCCTCCCCCTTTGCACCAGAACCGGGTATGGCCGCTTTCGCGACTGAACTCATCCAACTGGCGCCGCCGCTTGCAGCGCTTGCTGGAAGGGGGCGGGTTGGTGGTCTATCCCACCGACACCTTGTACGGCATGGGAGGAGATTTTCGCAATCTTGACCTGCATCGCCGCATCGGCTGCATTAAGGCGCGCGCCCATAAATCCTATTCCGTTGCGGTTTGGGACATGCACGCACTCACAGAACTGTCTTCCGCTCTGCCTTCATGGCTTGGCCGAAATGCCGGACGTGTTTTCCCCGGACCCTATACCATGATCCTGCCGGCCAACCCCGGCCTCAATCGGAATCTGCTTCACGGTGCCGACACCATCGGTCTTCGCATCCCCGCCCATCCGTTTCCCCGAAAAGCGCTGGCGGAAATCCGCATCCCCCTGATCTCCACATCCGTCAATCGATCCGGCTCCCCGCCGCTTTCGGACCCCGCAGAGATCCTGGGTCAGTTTCCCGAGATCGACCTGTTGATCGATGCCGGGCGCCTGCCCCCATCGCGCGGTTCCTCTATCCTGGATCTAACGGTATCTCCCCCGCGGATTCTGCGCCGCGGAGAAGGCCTGGAACTGCTGCGGGATCTTGGAATCACTTAA
- a CDS encoding prolipoprotein diacylglyceryl transferase encodes MTAFWQWWQQIPHQIDPVLVSIGSFEVRYYGLMYLAAFAVSWLVMRYRVRRGEVGVSMPEVNDYMFWAILAVLIGGRLGYVLFYDLNYFLAHPLAIILPFSTEQGIHFTGFRGMSFHGGALAVALVTFWFCRKRGKSLLSFGDLLASSVPLGYTFGRLGNFLNGELYGRVTQMPWGMSFPEAPGSALRHPSQLYEAFFEGILLFLLIWWLRRRVNRPGRLLGVYLVGYAVFRFLIEFLREPDAHLGFVLGSLTMGQVLCLVMAVMGFFLILLPRRPERKRKA; translated from the coding sequence ATGACGGCATTCTGGCAGTGGTGGCAACAGATTCCGCATCAAATCGACCCGGTGCTGGTCAGCATCGGGAGTTTCGAGGTCCGTTATTACGGTTTGATGTATCTGGCGGCGTTTGCTGTTTCCTGGCTGGTGATGCGATACCGGGTAAGGCGGGGAGAGGTTGGTGTATCGATGCCCGAGGTAAACGACTACATGTTCTGGGCGATTCTGGCGGTTTTAATCGGGGGCCGCCTGGGATATGTTTTATTTTATGACCTGAATTACTTCCTGGCCCACCCCCTGGCCATTATCCTGCCCTTTTCCACCGAACAGGGAATCCATTTCACCGGTTTCCGGGGCATGTCTTTTCATGGCGGCGCCCTGGCCGTGGCCCTGGTTACATTCTGGTTTTGCCGCAAGCGGGGAAAAAGCCTGCTCTCTTTTGGTGACCTGCTGGCCAGCAGTGTTCCCCTGGGCTACACATTCGGCCGCCTGGGCAATTTCCTGAACGGAGAGCTTTACGGTCGCGTAACGCAAATGCCCTGGGGTATGTCTTTTCCCGAAGCGCCGGGATCGGCGTTGCGCCATCCGTCGCAATTGTATGAAGCCTTTTTCGAAGGCATTCTGTTGTTTTTACTGATCTGGTGGTTGCGCCGTCGCGTGAACCGCCCGGGGCGACTATTGGGAGTTTATCTGGTTGGTTACGCTGTTTTTCGTTTTCTGATTGAGTTCCTGCGCGAACCAGACGCCCACCTCGGTTTTGTGCTGGGGTCGCTTACCATGGGCCAGGTGCTTTGCCTGGTGATGGCAGTCATGGGATTCTTTTTGATACTGTTGCCGCGAAGGCCGGAAAGAAAGCGAAAGGCATGA
- the rseP gene encoding RIP metalloprotease RseP: MSILYQVFAFLLMFGIIVLVHEFGHFTAARLMGVRVETFSFGFGKRLLGRRMGKGGTEFRLSAIPLGGYVKMAGEESYDPADLKADEFYAKNRGQRIFILLMGPAMNILLAFVILAVIFMAGVNVERYHQDPPVIDYVQSSSPAADAGLKAGDRILAMDGREIKNWQDLEYAIGANPDQTVAVKYLRDQQVVETRMRISSFTEYSLGYAGLHPEFRTLIENVEPGSPAQRAGIRAEDRILAVDNQSVNYFELPQLIQQAGDSPLHLDIQRGQEQLKIKVTPEKARDEERYRIGIAMKPFAPSVKRYFGPLAATARSAKELVRLTTLTFDAFRKMIVGRLSPKNLSGPIEIARFSSRALSSGLSSFFMLVAFISLQLGIINLFPIPALDGGHLMIFSLEAILRRDFSMRLKEGLITGGFILLIALMVFVILNDIAKALPNGWDSLLPF, from the coding sequence ATGAGCATTCTATACCAAGTGTTTGCGTTTTTACTGATGTTCGGCATTATCGTGTTGGTCCACGAGTTCGGTCATTTCACCGCCGCCCGCCTCATGGGGGTGCGCGTGGAAACCTTTTCGTTCGGTTTCGGCAAACGCTTGCTGGGACGCAGGATGGGCAAGGGGGGTACGGAATTCCGCCTCAGCGCCATTCCCCTGGGCGGGTATGTCAAAATGGCGGGTGAAGAGAGTTACGATCCCGCGGATTTAAAAGCAGATGAATTTTATGCCAAGAACCGGGGTCAACGGATTTTCATCCTGTTAATGGGACCGGCCATGAACATCCTGCTTGCGTTTGTGATTCTGGCGGTGATTTTTATGGCTGGAGTCAACGTGGAGCGATACCACCAGGACCCGCCGGTTATCGACTACGTGCAATCGTCATCCCCGGCTGCAGATGCCGGACTGAAAGCCGGAGACCGCATTCTGGCGATGGATGGGCGTGAAATCAAAAACTGGCAGGATCTGGAATACGCCATTGGCGCCAACCCGGATCAAACCGTTGCCGTAAAGTACCTGCGTGACCAACAAGTCGTTGAGACCCGGATGCGGATTTCTTCTTTTACGGAGTATTCCCTGGGCTACGCTGGTCTGCATCCTGAGTTTCGAACCCTGATTGAAAACGTGGAACCGGGAAGCCCGGCGCAACGGGCCGGCATCCGTGCCGAAGACCGCATTCTGGCGGTGGATAACCAGTCCGTCAACTACTTTGAATTGCCGCAACTCATTCAACAGGCGGGCGATTCACCGCTCCACTTAGATATCCAGCGGGGTCAGGAACAATTAAAGATAAAGGTGACGCCTGAGAAAGCCAGGGATGAGGAACGATATCGCATCGGCATTGCCATGAAACCGTTTGCGCCATCGGTCAAGCGATATTTCGGGCCATTGGCGGCCACGGCACGCTCAGCCAAAGAGTTGGTGCGGCTGACTACCCTGACATTTGACGCGTTCCGCAAAATGATTGTCGGCCGCCTTTCCCCCAAAAACCTTTCCGGCCCCATTGAGATTGCGCGTTTTTCCAGCCGCGCGCTGTCATCGGGGTTGTCCAGTTTTTTCATGCTGGTGGCCTTCATTTCATTGCAACTGGGAATCATCAATCTGTTTCCCATTCCCGCCCTGGACGGAGGCCATTTAATGATCTTTTCCCTGGAAGCGATTTTGCGCCGGGATTTCAGCATGCGCCTGAAAGAAGGATTGATCACGGGCGGATTCATCCTTTTGATCGCCTTAATGGTTTTCGTGATCCTGAATGATATAGCCAAGGCGTTGCCCAACGGATGGGATTCTTTGCTGCCGTTTTAA
- a CDS encoding septum formation initiator family protein, translated as MNPCPGSVSALMEGGVGGFLAEKGAFIRSKAFLLLLTLLLFILILTFFFGDSGIIEIVQAQKRIEELEKRIVVLEKRRNELQSEIEQLRRDPRSLEAVAREKLWLMKKDEKVIVVIPEKESRKRNHDGSGKEVEK; from the coding sequence TTGAATCCATGTCCGGGATCCGTTTCGGCACTGATGGAAGGCGGGGTCGGGGGATTCTTGGCTGAAAAAGGCGCTTTTATTCGTTCCAAGGCCTTCCTGTTGCTCCTGACCCTGTTGCTGTTTATCTTGATCCTGACTTTCTTTTTTGGTGACAGCGGTATTATAGAGATTGTTCAGGCGCAAAAACGTATCGAGGAACTGGAAAAACGCATTGTTGTACTGGAGAAGCGACGAAACGAACTACAGAGCGAAATCGAGCAACTGCGCCGCGATCCACGCTCGCTTGAAGCCGTGGCGCGTGAAAAACTCTGGCTGATGAAAAAGGATGAAAAAGTAATCGTGGTCATACCCGAGAAAGAATCCCGAAAGCGCAATCATGACGGTTCAGGCAAAGAGGTGGAAAAATGA
- the ispD gene encoding 2-C-methyl-D-erythritol 4-phosphate cytidylyltransferase — protein sequence MQTETSDMNTTAIVLAGGRGVRLGGSDPKQFREIDGKEMLRHSVERLLTHPRIRDVILVVPEDRLSRTLVMMDGFSRERIRVVAGKDTRQGSSRAGLAAVVAGRTHVLIHDAARPWIDSALVDRILDALKRADAVAPAIAVSDTLVQLDPEGKVADFPNRSIYKRIQTPQGFRLNVIREAHERARRDNGVLVTDDAGLVHHYSLARIALVEGDVRNIKVTFREDLEAF from the coding sequence ATGCAGACCGAAACCAGCGACATGAATACAACCGCAATCGTTCTGGCGGGCGGCAGGGGAGTCCGACTGGGCGGATCCGATCCAAAGCAGTTTCGCGAAATAGACGGGAAAGAGATGCTTCGCCACAGCGTTGAGCGCTTACTGACCCATCCCCGCATCCGGGATGTGATTCTGGTTGTACCGGAAGATCGGCTCTCACGCACCCTTGTTATGATGGATGGATTTAGTCGCGAGCGTATTCGAGTGGTAGCGGGCAAAGACACCAGGCAGGGATCATCACGCGCGGGCTTGGCGGCCGTGGTGGCGGGAAGGACCCACGTGCTGATTCACGATGCGGCGCGTCCGTGGATCGACTCCGCTCTTGTGGATCGCATCCTGGATGCCCTGAAAAGGGCGGATGCGGTAGCGCCCGCAATCGCGGTCAGCGACACATTGGTACAATTGGACCCGGAAGGAAAAGTGGCGGATTTTCCGAACCGCTCCATTTACAAGAGGATCCAGACACCTCAAGGTTTTCGTCTGAATGTGATCCGTGAGGCGCACGAGCGGGCCCGCAGAGACAACGGAGTCCTGGTCACGGATGATGCCGGGCTGGTCCATCATTACAGCCTGGCCCGGATCGCCCTGGTTGAGGGAGATGTGCGCAACATCAAGGTTACCTTTAGAGAGGATCTGGAAGCTTTTTGA
- the prfA gene encoding peptide chain release factor 1: MATRSNDTLLSCLHNLYEKAQALTQRLAEMDVTSNSENFRNLSRELSRIKPVSDLYLDLRRYDKERSEALEMAKIEDDPEMALLARNEVDGLDEKISELTIMVRRLLVRDAAADHRNVYLEIRAGTGGDEASLFAADLLRMYHRVAERRHWKADVISTTYSSIGGIKEVILHLRGNDVYGQLKFESGVHRVQRVPATESSGRIHTSTATVAVLPEVRDVEVTLNPADVRIDTYRASGSGGQHVNKTESAIRVTHFPSGIVVTCQDESSQHKNRDKALAVLKSRLYEEEMRQQEEGIALDRRAQVGSGERSEKIRTYNFPQNRATDHRISGRNFNLESVLDGNISDLLAALAGRHEERVLQQRFRELSAPCATEN, translated from the coding sequence ATGGCTACAAGGAGCAATGACACCCTTCTCTCTTGTCTGCACAACCTTTACGAAAAAGCGCAAGCCCTGACGCAGCGCCTGGCGGAAATGGATGTAACCTCCAATTCCGAAAATTTCCGCAACCTCTCACGCGAGTTATCCCGGATCAAACCCGTAAGCGATCTGTACCTGGATCTGCGCCGCTATGATAAAGAGCGTTCCGAAGCCCTTGAAATGGCGAAAATCGAGGATGACCCGGAGATGGCTTTACTGGCACGTAATGAAGTGGACGGACTGGATGAAAAAATCTCGGAACTCACAATCATGGTCCGCCGCTTGCTGGTTCGGGACGCGGCCGCGGATCACCGCAATGTCTATCTGGAGATTCGCGCCGGCACCGGGGGTGATGAGGCCTCCCTCTTTGCCGCGGATCTGTTGCGCATGTACCACCGTGTGGCGGAACGCCGCCACTGGAAGGCCGATGTCATCTCCACCACCTACTCCTCCATCGGCGGCATCAAGGAAGTGATTCTGCACTTGCGTGGTAATGACGTATACGGTCAACTCAAGTTCGAAAGCGGGGTACACCGCGTACAACGGGTTCCGGCAACCGAATCCAGCGGACGCATCCACACATCAACCGCCACCGTGGCCGTGCTGCCTGAAGTGCGCGATGTGGAAGTCACCCTTAATCCCGCGGATGTCCGCATTGACACGTACCGGGCTTCCGGAAGCGGAGGACAACACGTCAACAAAACCGAATCCGCCATCCGCGTCACCCATTTTCCCTCGGGAATCGTGGTCACCTGCCAGGACGAGTCTTCCCAGCACAAAAATCGTGACAAGGCCCTGGCCGTACTCAAATCCCGCCTGTACGAAGAGGAGATGCGCCAACAGGAAGAGGGGATTGCTCTGGATCGTCGCGCACAGGTGGGTTCCGGTGAACGTTCCGAAAAGATCCGCACCTACAATTTTCCCCAGAACCGTGCCACGGATCACCGCATTTCCGGGCGAAACTTCAACCTGGAAAGCGTCCTGGACGGCAACATCAGCGACCTTCTGGCCGCACTGGCCGGCCGCCATGAAGAGCGGGTCCTGCAACAGCGATTCCGCGAACTCTCCGCACCGTGCGCTACGGAGAACTGA
- a CDS encoding TetR/AcrR family transcriptional regulator: MKEAVRAFILSRARDVFQEKGFANATVDDIAAAAGVSKPTLYNYFSGKQGIFMAVLEDLHARVAELIRPHIGNFREDFPLRLRKMSVEVAKNFFRQQGLVRIMLSERRLIVELFDQCGKNDNGSKPPFWQGETYLAFVAFFQFAVEAGELNRCCKPELLASIYIGMMTQINLNQMFHTWSENEYMNAVQTAVDVLCNGLLNKIQ; this comes from the coding sequence ATGAAGGAAGCAGTGCGTGCGTTTATATTGTCCCGGGCCCGGGATGTGTTCCAGGAAAAAGGGTTCGCCAACGCCACCGTGGATGATATCGCGGCCGCGGCGGGGGTTTCCAAGCCCACATTGTACAACTATTTTTCGGGAAAACAGGGCATATTCATGGCTGTTCTCGAAGACCTACACGCCCGGGTTGCTGAGTTGATTCGACCCCATATCGGTAATTTCCGGGAAGATTTCCCGCTGAGGCTGCGCAAAATGTCGGTTGAAGTTGCAAAAAATTTTTTTCGTCAACAGGGCCTGGTGCGCATCATGTTGTCGGAGCGTCGTTTGATTGTGGAACTGTTTGACCAGTGCGGCAAGAATGATAATGGGAGCAAGCCGCCTTTCTGGCAGGGAGAAACCTATCTGGCCTTTGTCGCCTTTTTTCAGTTCGCTGTGGAGGCCGGTGAACTGAATCGGTGCTGCAAACCGGAGCTTCTGGCCTCGATCTATATCGGCATGATGACCCAAATCAACTTGAACCAAATGTTTCATACCTGGAGTGAGAATGAGTACATGAATGCGGTCCAAACCGCAGTTGATGTTTTATGCAATGGTTTGCTCAATAAAATACAATGA
- a CDS encoding 50S ribosomal protein L31: MKKEIHPEYMECTVTCACGNTFKTRATVKGIEVEICSSCHPFYTGKQKYVDTEGRIEKFKKKYGYKEQ; encoded by the coding sequence ATGAAGAAAGAAATTCATCCCGAATATATGGAATGTACCGTCACCTGTGCTTGTGGCAATACCTTCAAGACCCGGGCCACGGTCAAAGGGATCGAAGTGGAAATCTGTTCCAGTTGTCATCCCTTCTATACGGGCAAGCAGAAATACGTGGATACAGAAGGCCGTATCGAGAAGTTCAAGAAAAAGTATGGCTACAAGGAGCAATGA
- a CDS encoding 1-deoxy-D-xylulose-5-phosphate reductoisomerase encodes MKNVVLLGSTGSIGRRALEILSAESNSHFRVTGLAAGENIQLLEQQILKFQPRIVSVANREDADRLHRHFSDMQFFSGASGLEQLIHAADPEVVISAISGTVSLAANLAALQKGVRLCLANKETLVAAGALVQEALNRYDGELIPVDSEHSAVFQCLQGQTRESVSRILLTASGGPFFRRSRAELVNVSLEMALNHPTWTMGRKITIDSATLMNKALELIEAAFLFQIGEDRIGVLIHPQSVVHSMVEFYDGSILAQLGIADMGIPIHYALNYPQRSFLDVESLRMERLGNLEFFAEDSMDVPSLSLARSVLRTGKSAGAVLNAANEEAVEAFIERRISFVEIFSMVEEVLSRSCFHPIRTLQDVTAAIDATRAQCREWLQRKFRS; translated from the coding sequence GTGAAAAACGTTGTGTTATTGGGATCCACCGGATCCATTGGCCGCAGGGCCCTGGAGATCCTCTCGGCTGAAAGCAACTCTCACTTCAGGGTGACGGGACTGGCCGCCGGGGAAAACATCCAACTTCTGGAGCAGCAGATCTTAAAGTTCCAGCCCCGTATTGTATCCGTGGCCAACCGGGAAGACGCGGACCGCCTGCACAGACATTTTTCCGACATGCAATTTTTTTCCGGCGCATCGGGCCTGGAGCAGCTGATTCATGCAGCGGACCCGGAGGTGGTGATATCGGCAATCAGCGGCACTGTATCGCTGGCCGCCAACCTGGCGGCTTTGCAAAAGGGCGTTCGCCTTTGCCTGGCCAACAAGGAAACCCTGGTTGCGGCCGGAGCCCTGGTTCAAGAGGCTTTAAACCGCTATGATGGAGAATTGATTCCCGTTGACAGTGAACACTCCGCCGTATTTCAATGTCTTCAAGGACAAACGCGTGAATCCGTATCGCGAATCCTGCTGACTGCCTCAGGCGGGCCTTTTTTTCGTCGCTCCCGCGCGGAGTTGGTGAACGTCTCGCTTGAGATGGCCTTGAACCATCCCACCTGGACCATGGGGCGCAAGATAACCATTGATTCAGCTACGTTGATGAACAAGGCCCTGGAATTGATCGAGGCCGCTTTCCTGTTTCAAATCGGGGAGGATCGGATCGGAGTGTTGATCCATCCTCAAAGCGTGGTCCACTCCATGGTGGAATTCTATGACGGCTCGATCCTGGCCCAGTTGGGCATTGCCGATATGGGAATCCCCATTCACTACGCTTTGAATTATCCGCAAAGAAGTTTCCTGGACGTTGAGTCCCTGCGCATGGAACGGCTGGGCAATCTGGAATTCTTTGCGGAAGATTCCATGGACGTCCCCTCATTGTCACTGGCGCGTTCCGTGCTCAGGACGGGAAAAAGTGCGGGTGCGGTTCTAAACGCGGCAAATGAAGAAGCGGTGGAAGCGTTTATCGAAAGACGGATTTCCTTTGTGGAAATATTCAGTATGGTTGAAGAGGTCCTTTCCCGGTCATGTTTCCACCCCATTCGTACCTTACAGGACGTGACCGCAGCCATTGATGCGACGCGCGCACAATGCCGGGAATGGTTGCAGCGAAAATTTCGGAGCTGA